In a single window of the Raphanus sativus cultivar WK10039 chromosome 9, ASM80110v3, whole genome shotgun sequence genome:
- the LOC108828479 gene encoding NAC domain-containing protein 69 — protein sequence MERNLVGYRFSPTGEEVINYYLKNKILDKPWLVNEAINEINICAYDPESLPSLSKLESKDLVWYFFTPREYHASEKKKGTKRTTPSGYWKATGVDRKVKDKRGNGVEIGIKKTLVYHHGKSANGVWTPWVMHEYHITSLPPTQRNYVICQVMYKGADGDSLYGNNSNELVSASNTGRVINTTPVAEQRRDKDLYISVDDLANPLNEQDDVSLFNPDTFFNDNYCPYQQPQAPWDDDYINELLSFNGGNYDDVLRDPDITMQEHRNDHRPKKALTGIIVGCSSDSDDAESISATSYQGTSSPDSFHSLSGKFHSSADEIPSLRKDSVTDIQPPAETSINGKTRKSRRTIPSKLEVKESKSRIINASMEKKSSASLSMLKTEKMGWFITEEPVDRRTRKNPPYIYLMNMIIGFILLMAVISNIISVLLSVKT from the exons ATGGAGAGGAATCTCGTGGGATATAGGTTTAGTCCTACGGGAGAGGAAGTGATCAACTAttacctcaagaacaagattcTTGATAAACCATGGCTCGTCAACGAAGCCATTAACGAGATCAACATCTGTGCTTACGATCCAGAGTCCTTGCCTT CGTTATCGAAGCTGGAATCGAAGGATCTTGTATGGTACTTCTTCACTCCCAGGGAGTACCACGCAtctgagaagaagaagggaaCGAAGAGGACAACTCCTTCTGGGTATTGGAAAGCTACTGGTGTTGATCGGAAGGTCAAGGATAAGAGAGGGAATGGTGTGGAGATTGGGATCAAGAAGACGCTTGTGTACCATCATGGTAAATCAGCTAATGGTGTTTGGACTCCCTGGGTCATGCACGAGTATCACATCACGTCCTTGCCTCCTACTCAG AGGAACTATGTTATCTGCCAAGTAATGTACAAGGGTGCCGACGGAGACAGTTTGTACGGTAATAACTCCAATGAGTTGGTCTCTGCTTCCAATACTGGCAGAGTGATTAACACAACCCCTGTG GCTGAGCAACGAAGGGACAAAGATCTCTATATATCTGTTGATGATTTGGCCAACCCACTGAATGAGCAGGATGATGTCTCTCTATTCAATCCAGACACGTTTTTCAACGACAACTACTGCCCTTACCAGCAGCCGCAAGCTCCCTGGGATGATGATTATATCAATGAACTGCTGAGTTTTAACGGAGGGAACTATGATGATGTGCTACGCGATCCAGACATCACAATGCAAGAGCACCGCAACGATCACAGGCCAAAGAAAGCTTTGACAGGGATCATTGTTGGTTGTAGCAGTGACAGCGATGATGCTGAATCCATATCTGCAACG AGTTACCAAGGAACATCAAGTCCAGATAGCTTTCATAGTTTGAGTGGGAAGTTCCACTCTAGTGCAGACGAGATTCCATCTTTGAGGAAAGACTCTGTCACAGATATTCAACCTCCGGCAGAAACTTCTATTAATGGAAAGACCCGGAAATCTCGGCGCACCATACCATCAAAACTAGAG GTGAAAGAAAGCAAGTCTAGAATCATTAATGCATCCATGGAGAAGAAGTCATCAGCATCATTATCTATGTTGAAGACAGAGAAGATGGGCTGGTTTATTACAGAGGAACCAGTGGACAGAAGAACCCGCAAGAATCCACCGTATATCTATCTCATGAACATGATCATAGGCTTCATCCTCTTGATGGCTGTCATTAGCAACATCATATCCGTTTTACTAAGCGTCAAAACTTGA
- the LOC108835264 gene encoding NAC domain-containing protein 69-like — translation MATSLVGFRFCPTDEELINYFLKNKIQGKSWLVDDKIREVSICGHEPASLPALSMIKSKDPVWYFISPKEYTSPKKNVTKRTTPSGFWKVTGNDRKVKEEKRRNGVVIGIKKTLVYHEGNSSNAARTPWTMHEYHITCLPYVTQSYVICKIFYKGNVGDIPSCSNSSEPSQYLLINDSNTVGATNTPPQVEQAGQASLSGFSANDVIMLMNEQEDLCPWDALCPIPNTLFIDNNDNTNVQLQAPCLAQDDDENLGAFTQIEYLCTDHQEFITQENSEEYMINGLCLL, via the exons ATGGCGACAAGTTTAGTGGGGTTTAGGTTTTGTCCAACGGACGAGGAGCTGATAAACTATTTTCTCAAGAACAAGATTCAAGGTAAATCATGGTTAGTCGACGATAAGATTAGAGAAGTTAGCATCTGTGGCCACGAACCTGCGTCTTTGCCTG CGTTGTCAATGATCAAATCAAAGGATCCTGTATGGTACTTCATCTCTCCAAAGGAGTACACGTCCCCGAAAAAGAATGTCACGAAGAGGACTACACCTTCTGGGTTTTGGAAAGTTACCGGCAACGATCGGAAAGTCAAGgaggagaaaagaagaaacggtGTTGTGATCGGTATTAAAAAGACGCTTGTGTACCATGAAGGTAACTCTTCTAATGCAGCTAGGACTCCTTGGACTATGCACGAGTATCACATCACTTGCTTGCCTTATGTTACTCAG AGCTACGTTATTTGCAAGATATTTTATAAGGGCAACGTTGGAGACATCCCATCCTGTAGCAACTCGAGTGAACCAAGTCAATATTTGCTCATTAATGATTCAAACACAGTCGGAGCGACTAACACACCGCCTCAA GTTGAGCAGGCAGGTCAAGCAAGTTTATCTGGCTTCTCTGCGAATGACGTGATAATGCTAATGAACGAGCAAGAGGATCTCTGTCCTTGGGATGCACTGTGTCCAATTCCAAATACGTTGTTCATTGACAACAACGACAACACTAACGTGCAGCTACAAGCGCCTTGCTTAGCACAGGACGACGATGAGAATCTCGGTGCATTCACGCAGATAGAATATTTGTGTACCGATCATCAAGAATTCATAACGCAAGAGAACTCTGAGGAGTACATGATAAATGGTCTTTGCTTATTATAG